From the Actinomyces sp. zg-332 genome, the window AGAAATATTTACCATTGACATAGGAAAACGAGTAATAAAACCCGCTAAAGAGAATTTCCACGCTCCTGGTAGTTTTAAAACATCACTATATACTTTTAACATTTCATCCTTCAAAATAACAATATCTCAAAAGATAATTATATTAGTTAAGAGATGTTTTTGGAACGCAATTCACACCAAGATATAGATGCTTCAGCAAGCATATTACTTAAGTTCTTTAAGTTATTACTTTCATCTCTAATGACATCAACTTTAGATCCATCAGATAGTTTTGAAAAATATTTTCCTGTAAATTCAATTAATATGTCATTATAGTTTTCATAGTCAGTAACTAGAATCAGAATAGGACATTTAACTTCTTCAAGTGCGTTCTCAATATTAGTTAGTGATAAATCAGCCAGAGTTTGCTTTGAAATGATGAAGTATTTACGGCTAGTTGGAGAGTCATCGAAAACCCTCATAACTCCGTCTTTATCTAATTTTTCAAGTTGCTCAGCAGGAAAAATACTTTCCCATTCATAATGCACAGAAGTAATCATAGGGTCAATCAGAATAATACT encodes:
- a CDS encoding alpha/beta hydrolase yields the protein MSEITITTPRGIRLSGTINAPVDSNGSIVIFVHDFLSERSGGYRYDIMAAAFRRAGYTTLQFDFSGVGESEDDVITLAGSIEDLRSVCAWANEQGYSKQFVVATAFGSLVALSSDLDKVKSIILIDPMITSVHYEWESIFPAEQLEKLDKDGVMRVFDDSPTSRKYFIISKQTLADLSLTNIENALEEVKCPILILVTDYENYNDILIEFTGKYFSKLSDGSKVDVIRDESNNLKNLSNMLAEASISWCELRSKNIS